In Sphaerospermopsis torques-reginae ITEP-024, the genomic window TTATCATCTAAAGTTTTGTCTGGTTTGGTGACTGCTACATTTTTTTTACTGGTTTCATCAGATTTAATTTGGGTGTGAACATGAAAATATTTTAAGAGTTTTCCATCAGGAATCGAAGGATAATTAGTTTCTGTTAATGAAGGTAAGGCGGTTTTTCCTAAAGGCAAATTTTGTTTAATATCTAATAAATCTGCCAATGCCATCACTACAGTTGCACCTTCTTGTTCTGGATCAATATAAAGTAGATTATTGATAGCTTCATCTGCAAAACCACCAATTAAATGAGGACGATAATCAGTGATTGATCCTGCTAATTCAATGTTACCTAAAAGATGTCCAGTATCCAGAAAAATGCGACGATAAGCTCGATCTTCATAACGCCATGCAGAACGATAAAAAACCGCAGTAGTAATAATAGCGAGTTGAGTATTTTCTAAACTAGGATGCCAAAAACAAGCAGCTTGTAAAGCTGTCCAAACATCATTTTCCCAAAATTGTTTTAAAGAATGAGTACGACATTGATAGTTATAAAGTCCAGCAGGTAACAAAGGTGTACCACGGGAAACTAAATATACTTCAGCCGGGTATAAACCTCCTGCACTGGGAGCAGAGCGCAAATAAACGGCACTACCCATAGAAGGAATTTTCGCAGTCAGTCCATAACTGTGAAATAACAGTTGCGAAAGTCTCCGCCACCATCTAGCATCAGGATTATGGGTAAAAGCCTCTGGTGGTTCTTGCAAATAGGGTTTAAGGTCAAAATCAGCGCCAATTTTGTATTCTTTAAATGGTACTGGTTGTTTAGCCCAGTCTAACTCCTGATTTTTCCCGGCTAATGTCTCCGGGTCGTATTTAGTACGCTCGTGGTAATGTTGGGCAATTGATTGGTATATTTCTGGCATAGTATTTTTAATATCCTCAGAAAATTCTATTTTTTGATCTTGACATTTATTGACTTTATTATTTCGTGTTAGCAAGTACAATCTAGTATCAGTTATTGGTGATGGTGATTGGTGATTGGTGATTGGGTACAATTGTTAACCTATTCCCTATTCCCTATTCCCTATTCCCTATTCCCTAATTATGAATTACAAATTATGAATTATGAATTACCAAATGATGCCTGTACGCAAAACACTGTCAAAATCTGACGTTGAAATCTCTTACTTGGAATGGAACAAAGGCCAAAAACCATTACTGTTATTACATGGTATGGCGGATAATGCCTGGGTTTGGTCTAGCTTAGGAGAATATTTAGCGGCTGATTACTATATAGTAGCCCCGGATATGCGTGGTCATGGTGAGAGTAGTAAACCAGAGAAAGATCATAGTTTTGAGAGTGCGATCGCTGACCTAGAAGCATTAATGGATAAACTG contains:
- a CDS encoding SagB/ThcOx family dehydrogenase translates to MPEIYQSIAQHYHERTKYDPETLAGKNQELDWAKQPVPFKEYKIGADFDLKPYLQEPPEAFTHNPDARWWRRLSQLLFHSYGLTAKIPSMGSAVYLRSAPSAGGLYPAEVYLVSRGTPLLPAGLYNYQCRTHSLKQFWENDVWTALQAACFWHPSLENTQLAIITTAVFYRSAWRYEDRAYRRIFLDTGHLLGNIELAGSITDYRPHLIGGFADEAINNLLYIDPEQEGATVVMALADLLDIKQNLPLGKTALPSLTETNYPSIPDGKLLKYFHVHTQIKSDETSKKNVAVTKPDKTLDDKYNFPFCDKFSTVTTPIDWGKNLVDLENTIYKRRSTRAYSGEKLTFDELKALLDFTYQPQNYLDQNLDTAPDYFDLNLIETFIAVSGVKGLESGCYYYAPKAQELRQIRFKNFRRELHFLCLGQELGRDAAAVIFHTADLKTAIGQYGDRVYRYLHLDAGHLGQRLNLAAIRLNLGVSGIGGFFDDQVNDVLSIPADEAVLYITTLGRSR